The Podospora bellae-mahoneyi strain CBS 112042 chromosome 7, whole genome shotgun sequence genomic sequence CCGTGATCAGGACGAGCTTGTGCCACGGCGGAAACCGGGGGGTTATGATAGTCGGGTGGAACAGATGCTTTATGAGCATCCGGATATGCCTATTCTGATCACAGAGGCGGGGAAGAGCTCGGAGAATGGGAGATATATCGTTTATACCATCAAGACTGGGGTGAGTTTTGGTCCAAGCTGTGCTGGGAGCATTGGCATTACTAACATTTGCCTATAGGAGCTTATAGTGCGCCGACGATACTCGGAATTTGCCTCCCTGAGAGATGCCCTCACGAGACTACACCCAACACTTATTATTCCGCCAATTCCAGAGAAGCACACCATGGCTGACTATGCCGCCAATCCTACCAATGCGAAGCAAGACCATCAAATAATCGACTTGAGAAAACGCATGCTGGCCGTTTTCTTGAACCGCTGCAGACGTATGGATCAAGTTCGCACAGATGGCGTTTGGTGGCGGTTTCTTGATCCCAATTCCAGCTGGGTAGGCAATTGGTGCGTTCAAACATGAGCACGTGCTAACAAGTATCGTAGAACGAGGTCCTGAACTCGCACCCTGTAGCTTCGATTCCCAAGTCTATCATGAAGGCACCACCACTTGATCCCGCTAACCCGACTCCTGGGCATAACTATCTCCCAGTACCAGCCAGCTCGGCCAAGCTCCGCACTGGTCCAGCTACGTCTGCGGATGGTTCAACTGGTGCTCAGCCATTTGCGCGTTTCCCGCCAGAGAACGCCAACTTGAGCGAGCAGGAGCTTGATCCTTACTTTTTGGCCTTTGAAGCCTCCATCAAGGAACTCGAAACTCTGCTTACAGGACCGATGGAGAAGGTCAATAGGCGAACACTGGCCCATTTGTCCTCTTTGGCAATGGATCTGCAGGAACTGGGTGCTAAATTCAATGCCTTTGCACTTTCGGACACAAACTCGCCGCTGGACCTATCAATTGAGAGAATAGGCCAAGCAGCGGACTCGTCTTACATCGCCACGGAAGAGCTGGCGAACTCTCTGGGGGCCAGCTTTGCTGAGCCCATGCGGGAGAATGCACAGTTTGCGGGAGTGATTCGTAGTGTGCTGAGATACagggtgttgaagagggtACAACAGGACATGACTACGGACGAGCTCAACAAGAAACGCGCGCTTCTGGATCAGCTGGAGCGCAGCGAGGCGGAAGCCAGGAGGATTGACCAGTAcctgagcagcagccagcagatCCAGCCTCCGAGACGATCGACCAGCACAAGAGAGCCCCAATCACAGCACCGTCGTGACGGCAGCAACGAAGACACGGCGTCGATTGATTCTGATTTTCCCCCTACTCATGCGGACATCGCGGCGGCACCATCTGCCAAGATTGGAGCGCCAGAGCGAGCCACGCCGGCCCCGGGCCATAAGAAGGCACCGAGCAGCGGGATCTCTATTACGAACAAGATCTTTGGTCCGTTGCGCCATGCTGTCCAGGGTGTGGTGGACGCGGATCCGGAGAGGACGAGAAGGGACATGATtgggaagacgagggagTCAATTCAGCAGCTGGAGCAGGCTCAGGTGGCGTCTGCACAGGATGTCAAGGATGCTAGCGCGAGTGTGCTGAAGGATCTGAAGAGGTTtcagaaggagaaggaagatgaTTTGAAGCGGTATATGGTGAGCGTCTTTTGTCTCTCTGGGCAGGGTATGGTCGTGGTGCTAATGACATTTGTAGCTTGCGTATGCAAAGAGCCAAATCGAGtgggccaagaagaacaaagagacgtgggaggaggccaaggttgaggtggaCAAGATTGATGAGTCTTGGGTGCGGTAGgtgaagggaaagaagaggacAGGAAtcgggaaagggaaggaaaaggaactACAGATGATGCGCTGGCCAAGAAGGTTGGGGCGACGGCGCTTTAATGTATTGTATGGACTGCCAGGGTTTGGTAGAGCAGAGTTATGAATCAAGACTTGCGGTGCATTACTGCCATATTTCAGGCATCGGTGCTAAGGGGTGTCAAGGAGTTTGTAGACTGTAGTGAGTTTGTCAGGtaggtttctttttttcttcgccCCGTCACAAGACGAGACCTGAGATCCAGCAAGTTATTTTGAGGACATAGCTGAGGACATGGCTGAGGACAtgtttggagttggagatAGATTATGAATGACATCCGCCAGGCCAAGGAACAAGTACTGCGACGCAAGTATAGGTGTAAAAAGATAGTGAAGAGGCGTCGAAGGATGAAGGATAGGCCTTTGGAATTATTAAAGGTGCATCAAAAGATAGTCAACAAGTCTTGAAAATGCTTTGTTAAGTTCAAGGCATAAGACTATCTTGAAATGCATGTTAATTATCCTCAAGCACTGTAGACCATCTTTAAACTCCTTCCCATTATCATTCAGCGCATATTCACTATCCTTCAATGCTATGTGTACACCTCAACTCTCTtgtcctcgccaacccaaaCTGAGAACCTCAACGACCGGCCCCCGCCCCACCTTTTCTTAGCGCGTTTCTGGCAGGGGCCCCGGTGATAAGATAAAGCCATCCATTCACCCAttccacccacctccctacAACCTGTGGTCGCATACAAGTACCTCCTCCCGTctcaaaagaaaaggaagttTTAACGCAAGCAACGAAcaactctccctccctcgcctcagTTTCTCACGACGCGGCGGCGCAGAACGAATACCTTTGACGACGAAAGCCTACCTTCTATTACGCGACGACGAGCGAGCGATGAGCACCATGCGCGACGACGCAGGACCCATAACCGACATATCCAAGCCCGGGGTGAAGCTCGACCACGAGTTTGTCCGGGGGCTGAGGCAGGATGTAGCACGGTTGCTGGGGAGGACGAACGACAAGTTCCCGGGAGCGCAGCCAGTTAGTTTTGCGAGGAGGCAtatggaggagttgaggaaggaggagtaaGTCGTCCATGCATCCTGTGAGGTTGAATACTGacggtttgggggggggggt encodes the following:
- the ATG20 gene encoding Sorting nexin, cytoplasm-to-vacuole targeting pathway/endosomal sorting (COG:U; EggNog:ENOG503NUQ8); the encoded protein is MWNDDEDNNPYGGSFERRDSFASSANASSPITRDYRYDPPQTPSSTGDEAPPHHEHSDLESDEEDYGRDQDELVPRRKPGGYDSRVEQMLYEHPDMPILITEAGKSSENGRYIVYTIKTGELIVRRRYSEFASLRDALTRLHPTLIIPPIPEKHTMADYAANPTNAKQDHQIIDLRKRMLAVFLNRCRRMDQVRTDGVWWRFLDPNSSWNEVLNSHPVASIPKSIMKAPPLDPANPTPGHNYLPVPASSAKLRTGPATSADGSTGAQPFARFPPENANLSEQELDPYFLAFEASIKELETLLTGPMEKVNRRTLAHLSSLAMDLQELGAKFNAFALSDTNSPLDLSIERIGQAADSSYIATEELANSLGASFAEPMRENAQFAGVIRSVLRYRVLKRVQQDMTTDELNKKRALLDQLERSEAEARRIDQYLSSSQQIQPPRRSTSTREPQSQHRRDGSNEDTASIDSDFPPTHADIAAAPSAKIGAPERATPAPGHKKAPSSGISITNKIFGPLRHAVQGVVDADPERTRRDMIGKTRESIQQLEQAQVASAQDVKDASASVLKDLKRFQKEKEDDLKRYMLAYAKSQIEWAKKNKETWEEAKVEVDKIDESWVR